The Mytilus trossulus isolate FHL-02 chromosome 3, PNRI_Mtr1.1.1.hap1, whole genome shotgun sequence genome contains a region encoding:
- the LOC134711284 gene encoding uncharacterized protein LOC134711284, whose translation MENMTLISEDWVLDRITSSKTTAPPVNNACLPDIYNKLDADTIEKTRVINKLLEQRLKLQEKIINKYQVRAKVVHKNEKARVRKDLKKIRNHLPNMDDMVFMDTQMQLKTLRKRHHHVHTPTGYTTTPMEMKGLASEKDDNPFCSRFYVHHMPVKSKTKPVRMSYIPGRSKDRSRGLELSRVMSASENCLVSGMANIDLLGGSLSRTVDDDDAMTV comes from the coding sequence atggaaAACATGACGTTAATTTCAGAAGATTGGGTGTTGGACAGAATTACAAGTTCTAAAACCACAGCACCTCCTGTGAACAATGCTTGTttaccagacatttataataaGTTAGATGCGGATACTATAGAGAAAACACGTGTCATTAATAAACTATTAGAACAAAGATTGAAATtgcaagaaaaaataataaataaatatcaagttCGCGCAAAAGTGGTTCATAAGAACGAGAAAGCTAGAGTTCGCAAGGATTTGAAAAAGATACGAAATCACCTACCAAATATGGACGATATGGTGTTTATGGATACACAGATGCAGCTTAAGACGCTTAGAAAAAGGCACCACCATGTTCACACCCCAACCGGGTACACGACCACACCCATGGAGATGAAAGGGCTTGCTTCAGAAAAAGACGATAATCCGTTCTGTTCTCGATTTTATGTTCATCATATGCCTGTGAAATCCAAAACTAAACCCGTTAGAATGTCATATATTCCCGGTAGGTCAAAAGACAGATCCCGTGGTTTAGAACTATCACGAGTAATGAGTGCCAGTGAAAACTGTTTAGTGTCAGGAATGGCTAACATAGATCTTCTTGGTGGAAGTTTAAGTCGAACTGTTGATGATGATGATGCAATGACTGTTTAA
- the LOC134711283 gene encoding eukaryotic initiation factor 4A-III — protein sequence MAGRRVMTEDLKNVEFETSEEVDVTPTFDNMGLREELLRGIYAYGFEKPSAIQQRAVKPIVKGRDVIAQAQSGTGKTATFSISILQCLDTQVRETQALILSPTRELATQIQKVILALGDYMNVQCHSCIGGTNVGEDIRKLDYGQHVVSGTPGRVFDMIKRRNLRTRSIKMLVLDEADEMLNKGFKEQIYDVYRYLPPATQVLLISATLPHEILEMTSKFMTEPIRILVKRDELTLEGIKQFFVAVEREEWKFDTLCDLYDTLTITQAVIFCNTRRKVDWLTEKMREANFTVSSMHGDMVQKEREAIMKEFRSGASRVLITTDVWARGIDVQQVSLVINYDLPNNRELYIHRIGRSGRFGRKGVAINFVKNDDIRILRDIEQYYATQIDEMPMNVADLI from the exons ATGGCTGGAAGACGCGTGATGACCGAAGATCTCAAAAATGTTGAATTTGAAACCAGCGAAGAGGTTGATGTTACACCAACGTTTGATAACATGGGTCTTAGAGAAGAACTTCTACGAGGAATATATGCTTACG GTTTTGAGAAACCATCAGCTATTCAACAAAGAGCTGTCAAACCTATTGTGAAAGGAAGAGATGTTATTGCACA AGCTCAGTCTGGAACAGGAAAGACAGCAACATTTTCCATATCCATTCTACAATGCCTGGACACACAAGTCAGAGAAACACAAGCATTAATATTATCTCCTACTAGAGAACTTGCTACACAAATTCAAAAG GTTATCCTAGCTTTGGGTGATTACATGAATGTACAATGCCATTCCTGTATTGGAGGGACAAACGTTGGTGAAGACATCAGAAAACTAGATTATGGTCAACATGTGGTATCAGGAACACCAGGCAGAGTCTTTG atatgataaaaagaagaaatttaaGAACAAGATCAATTAAGATGCTGGTGCTTGATGAAGCAGATGAGATGTTAAATAAAG GCTTCAAAGAACAGATCTACGATGTATACAGATATCTGCCACCTGCCACACAAGTACTCTTAATCTCTGCCACATTGCCACATGAGATTTTAGAAATGACCAGTAAATTTATGACAGAACCCATCCGTATCTTAGTCAAACg TGATGAGTTGACACTAGAGGGAATCAAACAGTTTTTTGTAGCAGTAGAGAGAGAAGAATGGAAGTTTGATACATTATGTGATCTATATGATACATTAACCATCACACAAGCTGTCATATTCTGTAACACAAGGCGAAAA GTAGATTGGTTAACAGAGAAGATGAGGGAAGCTAATTTCACTGTCTCCTCTATGCATGGTGACATGGTACAGAAAGAGAGAGAAGCAATCATGAAAGAATTTAGATCTGGGGCAAG ccGTGTATTAATAACAACAGATGTATGGGCCAGAGGTATAGACGTACAGCAAGTTTCACTGGTCATAAATTATGATTTACCAAACAACAGAGAATTGTATATACACAG aaTTGGTCGATCAGGAAGATTCGGCAGGAAGGGTGTGGCAATCAACTTTGTAAAGAATGATGATATCAGGATATTGAGAGATATTGAACAGTACTACGCCACACAGATCGATGAAATGCCTATGAATG TTGCTGACTTGATTTGA